In Deltaproteobacteria bacterium, the sequence GCGCACCTGTAAGGTTCCATCCCAGGAGAGTAATTGGCCATCACTGAAAAAGATCCGCGAGGCCTGCAGAGGCGAGCCAAAAAGCTGGCAAACAGTGCAGGTATGTTTTTGCAGCCAGTCAAGCTTATCCGGCTCCGATTTGATTATTTTGTAGTTCTCGATCACCTGTTTACGATAGCTCTCCACACTGACACAATCTGTCCCGGATAATTGGGAATCCAGCAGGCAGGCGGTTAGACCCAGATAGCCCGCCAGCCTTTCGGCCATGGTCCGAAAATTGCCTTTCAGGGTCGAGCCGGGGAGAATGGGATGGCGATTACGATCTATCAAGACCCCCATATCGGTGGCCAGTTCTCCTTCCCGACCGGAGCCGATATGAAAGGCGGTCTCAAAGGCCAAAGTTCCCTCAATTTTTACCTTGCGCTGGAAAAATTTGTTACTCATATGGCCTCTCCTTACCTGCTCTTATAAAAATAATGGCAGTTGAAATGTTCAAAGTAGACGGGCAGGGCCCGTTCCATCACCTTTATAGTAAGATTCCGGTTAGCTTTGCGGATTTTCTTTTGTTCCGCCTTTTCTGAAACCCTGGCTTCGTTATCAAGCAGATTATTATTAGTCAGTTCTTGGCGAACCAGAGAAACCAGAGAAAAAGGCGGAGGTTGACCACCAGAAACATCAATAAGGGTCCGAACAAATTCCCAGAATTGTTTGTTCGTCTGATTGGTGTTCTTTTCCTTTTGGTATTCGGTCAGCTTATTCAGACCTTCCAGACCTTTCGCCTGGATCATGGCCGGGATGGAATAAAGCTGGGTTTTGGCGGCTGGCTCATTGCGTTCAAGGAAAAAATCTACTGCCTGACATGCCTGTTGGCGTAAGGTCTCATCCAAAAACAGGAGAAAATCTTCTGAGTCGAGATAATCATCTATCGTCATCGTCATCATCCTTATCTTTTCGAGCCCAGAGGTAGTGAGCCACTACTTGTTTGGCCCACCCTCGGGCTAATCGCAGCTTAATATCCAGGGTCTTACCCGGATCGCCCTTACCCAGTTGGTGAGCTTGTTGCTCTAAGGCCTCTAATTGACTTAGTAACCTATCCGCCACTTTACGCCATTGTTCTTTTTTAGCTCTTTCTTTACCTGCTTGACTTTTGATGAAATTGAAGATTTCTGAAAATCGCCTAGTCGAGTTTACAAGGGTTTGCAGACCGTTGATTTGGCTTTTTTTCAGGCCCACTTTAGCCAATTCTTTGCCTGCTTCTATTGATTGGGAATAACAGTTCTCCAAAAAGATATCGACTTGCTTCAAAGTCGAAGAATCTAAAGTAGGAGTTAATATAGTCTGATCATTCATTAGATCACCTCCTGGACCTGTAGATGTATCGGTTCGCAGATTGAGACCCGGCCCAAGCCTTCTGCTTTACGCGGACCGAGACCATTGATCTCTAGCTGCTGTAAAAAGCTTATTAATCCATCCAGGTCTTCTCCCTGGTATCTGAACAAGAAAATACTGCCGGCGGCCAGCGCCCGATCATCCGGTTTGGGCAGCCCCCAACTGGTCTGCCAGCCCCGAATAATCTGCTCTTTGGCGACCTTTAAAACCGGCGTAATACCGGTAAAGGATAAAGTTATTTCTGACGTAGGGCGAAGAAATTGATCTAAAAGGATAGTCGGGGATTCCAGTTTCAGACTGAAATACCTCCCCGCGGGGAGTTCTTGACCTATTGCCTGCCTGAAGCGGTCCTGGAAGGCCTTATCCCACTCCCTCAGGTTAAAAACCTGAGACTGAGCTTCTACCAGGGAGATCTCAAATTCCCCAAATCCCCGGGTCCGGTCGGCTCCCGCAAATACAACACCGTTACCAAGCAGCGAGCGCAATATTTCATGTTGACGCTGGTTTAAAAACAGACCTCCGGAAAGATATTGCGGGACATATTCTTCGTTTTCAGGATTTTTACGGAAATTTCCGATGGCCTGGGTAGTGAAGAAAATCGAAGGCGCGACAGTTCCAGTGGCTCGGTCGATGCCCGTATGGCGTTGATAAAGCATGGTAGAGTCATATATGTGAGGATTGGCAAGGTCGGCATTCCAGAAGCCGGAAAACGGTTTCATATCCTCATTACAATAGGGACACTGATATAACTGGGTAACCCCCCTTTTACCAAGGATTCGATTACCGGCGGTTAATGCCAGGGTGTCCCGAACTCCGTGTTTACCCTGAGCTTGGAATCCTGGATGCCGCTTACAGGAGATAGTTGTTAAGGGTAGAACTCGGGGAATGATCGCAGGGTCATCGGTAGGAAGGAGATTAGGGAAGCGGACCGGCTGGTCAAGAAACAGGGCGCGAAACCCTGAAGCTTCTGGGCTACCCCCCTGGCGGAGGAACTTAGCCGCCAAGGCCCCCCTCAGACTGCTGCCAGGGAGATAATTCAAACTCGAGGGCGCATACGATTGCCGGTCTTGCTGAATGATTATCGGCGCCTTCAGCTCTGCCGTAATCCGATAGAAGTTCACGGGTTTTCCCCTCCTTTCTGTTCCTCCCCGGCGGAAAAGGAATATTTAATCAGCTCCGGGTCCAGGATTTCAAAGACGCTTTCCAACTCTATCGGCTGTTCATTGTACCGGAACGGAGAAGCAATACTGATTTCTACCTTGCCACAGCCGGTGCTCTTGTCTCCTCCCAAGCGCTCGACGTTGAGAATACCCGCCACCAGTAAGCAATAAGCATAAGGCAGATCCCCCTGGGAAAAGGACTTCAGATAACGATGAGAGCCGTCAATGGTAGTCTGGAACTCCAAAGGCCAGGCATATTCACTGGTAAACAGGTGTTTTTCTTTAACGGTTCCCAATCGGCGATAGCGGCGGGTGCGACTTTGGGGATAGGCATGATGAAAAACCGGTGCTTCCGTTAACTGAGCATTCCGAAAGAACAGGCCCCCTTCTTCAAAGTGGTTGCCAAAAATCGCATCCACCGGGGATGGGGCCTGGCTCAGAGGGGTAAACTTGCCCGGCTGGCTAAGATCGGTTAGATGTGGATCTGACGGCTCCGGGAACTCCAAACTGCGGCTGAGCTTCTCGCAATTCTCTCGGACCACGCCCTTCAAGGTACTCCCGGGGATATAAGGCCAGTTCCGAGCGTCACGGCGGATCAGGCGATCCACGTGCAGCCCTCCTTCACCAGAACCGGAATGCCATTTGGAGAGAAATTTGATGGTTAGCTCTAGCCTGATAGTATGCATGTCTATTCCCCCTTTCCAAAACCTTGGGGTGAAGCAATGAACTCAGTCAATTCGATTAAGTCTCCTAATACCGTAGTACACTCGGTATCCGTTTCTTTCCAGGGAATGTTTTCCTGGGCGCAACCGAAGTAATCCAGAGCCTCATATATGGCCCGCTTATGCTCATCCTGGCGGGTCCGCACATAAAATTTTAAAAATTCCAGGGTGCCGTTCAGCTTCCCCAGAGCGGGAATCTGACCCAATCTTTTCAAACGCGTACGGGGAATGCCGATCTGATTCAGGGACCGGGCATAGTCCAGGAGTTTCCGGGCATCTTCCAATGAATACGGTTTCTGGTAAAGTCGTAAGAGTTTGGCCGCCTGAAGTTGTAAGTGCTGTTGTCGGCAGTTTTCCACCTTTACTTGGTTGAAATAAGAGCTAAAATGATAGTCAATATAAGTAGGAGAAAAATAACCTTGCGCCCTATCATCTTCAGAGCCGGCCCTTTTCGCGGATTTCAGTAATTCCTCCGCCTGGTTGAACATAATCCGAAACGGGGTATGACTTCTGCCATAAGCAATCCCTAAAGAGACAGTTAAACCTTGATTTTGTAACAATTCCTTAAAAAACCGGTCTTGCGAGAATTCGTGTTGGGTTTTTTCATTAAACTTTTGGGCTACATCAAGAGCGAAGGGCAGGGCCGTATCGGCGCTCAGATAGACCAACAAATCATCTCCGCCCAATAATAGAATATCTGCCGGGATTTTACCCTGTCTCTCCGGGCAATGGGCAGCCAGCGCTTCATGGCAGGCCTGACGAATAGCTCGATCTACCGTAGCAGAGAAAACCCTATAATGATTCGGATCATTAATCTCCTTGATCAGTTTGCCCATCGCATTGCCATCAGCATACACCAAGGCGGTATATCCCTCCCGGGCCTGGCATCTTTTCCCGATCTCCTCGAAGTTCTGGGGACGGTAATTAAGGGCCTGAGCTTCATTTATTCCTTGACCTTGGAGATAACCCGCGAATTCTTTCCATAAGCCCCGCTTTTTGCCATATTCTTCCTTCCTGGCGCATGTTTCACATAGAACCCGTGTTTCATCCCCATATGCGCAAAATTTTGCGGCCATCCCGGAACAACTATCACATTCCCGGATATAACCGGTGTGGTAAA encodes:
- a CDS encoding CRISPR-associated RAMP protein is translated as MSNKFFQRKVKIEGTLAFETAFHIGSGREGELATDMGVLIDRNRHPILPGSTLKGNFRTMAERLAGYLGLTACLLDSQLSGTDCVSVESYRKQVIENYKIIKSEPDKLDWLQKHTCTVCQLFGSPLQASRIFFSDGQLLSWDGTLQVRDGVCIDRDSETARHGAKYDFEVVPAGAAFDISIELENPEDRELALVGAALAEWENGFRLGGFTSRGLGKVRLQNRRITEVDYTNTEQLRNYLLHRQMTEVDNLLTDCLQRILNQSGGPHA